The Oceanicaulis sp. nucleotide sequence GGGCCGGCTCTCACCCCGGAAAGCATTGAGCCTGCGTCGTAAATCGCGCCTACTGCGGGCCGTTCTTGATCGCATTCACCGCCCGGCCCACAAAACCGTCACGAAAACGCACCAGCAGCACGGCCCGTTCATGCCCTCATACATCGTCCGCCGCATCCTGGTCGCCATCCCGACGATCCTCGTGATCATCACGGTGGCGTTTTTCATGATGCGCGTCGCTCCGGGCGGGCCTTTCGACCTCGAAAGGCCCATGCCGGAGGAAATCCGGCAAAACATCCTGGCCGCCTACGGCCTGGATCAGCCGATCTGGAAGCAATACCTCGATTATCTCGCCTCGCTTCTGCAAGGCGATCTCGGCCCGTCGCTGAAATTCCGCGACAAGGACGTCGCCGACATCATCGGCGAGGGCTTCCCGGTCTCCGCTACGATCGGCCTTCTGTCGATGTCGCTGGCGGTGGTGATCGGCACGATCTTCGGCTCGATCGCCGCGCTGCGTCAGAACACGGCGGCCGATTTCGGCGTGGTGGGCTTCGCTACTGTCGGCATCGTGATCCCGCCCTTCGTGGTCGGCCCGATCCTGGCGCTGACCATCGGCATCTATCTGGGCTGGCTGCCGTCGGGCGGCCTCGATCCGCGCCACGGCATGACCGTGGACCGATTGATACTGCCGGTGATCACGCTGGCTCTGCCGCAGATCGCGATCATCAGCCGGCTCATGCGCGCCTCGATGATCGAGGTGATCCGTTCGAATTATATCCGCACCGCGCGCGCCAAGGGGCTCTCCGCGCCGGCGGTCATCTTCAAGCACGCGCTTCGTAGCGCGATCCTGCCGCTGGTCAGCTATCTCGGCCCGGCCTCGGCTGCGCTGCTGACCGGCTCGATCGTCATCGAGCAGGTGTTCTCCCTGCCCGGCATCGGCCGGCAGTTCGTGTTCGCCGCGCTGCAGCGCGACTACACCGTGGTGATGGGGGTGGTGATCCTTTACGCCACGCTGATCATCGTTCTCAATCTGGTGGCCGACCTGCTCTATGCGGCGCTGAACCCGAAAGTGAAGTACGACTGATGGTTCTGACCTCCACCCCTTCGGAAAAGGAGCGCATGCTCGAGGACGCGGCGATCAAGGGCCGCTCGCTCTGGGACGATGCGCGCGCCCGCCTTCTCAGAAACAAGGCGGCGGTGGCCGGCCTGATCCTGCTCGCCGTGCTGGTCGTGCTGGCCTTTCTCGGCCCGCTGATCTGGGTGCACGATTCAAGCTTCATCTATCGCGACCGGGTCCAGATCGGTCCGACCTTCGAAAACTTCCACATCTTCGGCACCGACGCGCAGGGGCGCGATCTGTTCGCCCGGGTGCTCGTCGGTCTTCGGATGAGCCTGATGGTCGGCGTGGTCGCCACCATGGTGTCGCTGGCCATCGGCGTGGTCTGGGGCGCGACCGCGGGCTTCATCGGCGGGCGCGTCGACCAGATCATGATGCGTATCGTCGACGTGCTCTATTCGCTGCCCTTCATCTTCTTCGTGATCATCCTGATGGTGGTGTTCGGGCGGAACATCATCCTGATCTTCGTCGCCATCGGCGCGGTGGAGTGGCTGACCATGGCGCGGATCGTGCGCGGGCAGACCATCTCGCTCAAAGGCATGGAGTTCGTCGAGGCCGCCCAGGCCGCCGGCGTCAGCCAGTTCTCCATCATCCGCCGGCACATCGTGCCGAACGTGCTGGGCCCGG carries:
- a CDS encoding ABC transporter permease subunit, encoding MVLTSTPSEKERMLEDAAIKGRSLWDDARARLLRNKAAVAGLILLAVLVVLAFLGPLIWVHDSSFIYRDRVQIGPTFENFHIFGTDAQGRDLFARVLVGLRMSLMVGVVATMVSLAIGVVWGATAGFIGGRVDQIMMRIVDVLYSLPFIFFVIILMVVFGRNIILIFVAIGAVEWLTMARIVRGQTISLKGMEFVEAAQAAGVSQFSIIRRHIVPNVLGPVVVYVTLTIPVVILAESFLSFLGLGVQEPLTSLGNLISNGARDMEIAPWTLIFPALTMMITLFCFNFIGDGLRDAIDPKDR
- a CDS encoding ABC transporter permease subunit, whose translation is MPSYIVRRILVAIPTILVIITVAFFMMRVAPGGPFDLERPMPEEIRQNILAAYGLDQPIWKQYLDYLASLLQGDLGPSLKFRDKDVADIIGEGFPVSATIGLLSMSLAVVIGTIFGSIAALRQNTAADFGVVGFATVGIVIPPFVVGPILALTIGIYLGWLPSGGLDPRHGMTVDRLILPVITLALPQIAIISRLMRASMIEVIRSNYIRTARAKGLSAPAVIFKHALRSAILPLVSYLGPASAALLTGSIVIEQVFSLPGIGRQFVFAALQRDYTVVMGVVILYATLIIVLNLVADLLYAALNPKVKYD